The DNA window GCTCTGAATCGAGCAGCCCCTCGTCCATGTTCACGTCGATGATCTGCGCGCCGTTCTCGACCTGCTGGCGGGCCACGTCGAGCGCGGTGGCATAGTCGCCGTCCATGATCAGGTTCTTGAACTTGGCCGAGCCGGTGACATTGGTCCGCTCGCCAATATTGATGAAACTGGCAACTCCGGTACTCATGCTGCGCCCTCCTTGACGTCCGCGCCTTGTGTCTCGAACATCTCCAGACCGCTCAGCCGCATGCGCCTGACTTTCTGCGGGATCTTGCGCGGGGCCTTGCCCGCGACCGCATCCGCGATGGCGCGGATATGGTCGGGCGTGGTGCCGCAACAACCGCCCACGATGTTGACCAGCCCCGACGACGCCCATTCGGCCAGATGCTCGGCGGTTTCCTCGGGCGTTTCGTCATAGCCGCCCATCTCGTTGGGCAGGCCGGCGTTGGGATAGGCGCTGATGCGCGTGTCGGCCACCTCGGACAGGGTGCGCACGTGCTGGCGCATCTCGCCCGCGCCCAACGCGCAGTTCAGCCCGATGGAGTAGGGGCGCGCGTGGCTCATCGACACCCAGAACGCCTCGGGCGTCTGGCCTGTCAGGGTGCGTCCAGACCGGTCGGTGATGGTGCCCGAGATCATCAGCGGCGGAATGGTCAGCCCCTCGTCCGACAGGCTGTCGATGGCGAAAAGCGCGGCCTTGGCGTTCAGCGTGTCAAAGATCGTCTCGATCAGCAGCAGGTCGGCGCCTGCCTCGATCAGCGCGCGCGCCGCCTCGCCATAGGCGCGGGCCAGATCGTCGAATGTCACCGCCCGGAAGCCGGGGTCGTTCACGTCCGGGCTGATGCTGGCGGTCTGGTTTGTCGGGCCGATGCCCCCCGCGACCCAGCGCGGCCGGTCGGGCGTGGCGACCGCGTCGGCGGCCTCCCGCGCGAGGCGGACGGATTCGGTGTTCATTTCGACCACGAGGTCGGTCATGTCGTAATCGGCCTGGCTGATCGCGTTGGCGCCGAAGGTGTTGGTGCACAGGATGTCGGCACCCGCATTCAGGAAATCTTCGTGGATTTTCCGAATCATGTCGGGCTGGGTCAGGGTCAGCAACTCGTTGTTGCCGCCCACGTCGCTGGGATGATCCTTGAACCGCGCGCCGCGATAGGCGGCCTCATCCGGCTTTTCCTGCTGGATCATCGTGCCCATCGCCCCGTCCAGCACAAGGATGCGGTCTGCATTGGCTGTGGCTATGTCGTTGGTCTTGGTCATGCGTTCTTCATTCCTTCAAGCGGCGTTCTCGGCCATAATATCGGGTGTCAGCCCCAATGTCCTGCAAACGGCCAGTGTCACTTTCGGCTGGTTGAGCGTGTAGAAGTGAAAGTCGGTGATCCCGGCCTCCATCAGGCGGCGGCATTGCTCGGCGGCAACGCCCGTCGCGACCATCGCGCGAGTTTCAGGCGCTTCGTCCAGCCCGTCGAACATCTGGCCCATCCAGTCGGGCACCGAGGCGCCACAGCCTGCGGAAAACCGTTTCAGCCCCTCGAAATTGGCCACGGGCATGATCCCGGCCACGATCGGCGCGTCGATGCCCGCGGCCCGCGCGCGATCGACGAACCGCAGCACGGTGTCGGTGTCGAAGGCATATTGCGTGATCGCCCGTGCCGCGCCGTTGTCGATCTTGCGCTTGAGGTGGTCCATGTCAGCGGCGGCATCGCGGGCCTCCGGATGCACCTCGGGGTAGGCGGCGACGGAGATGTCGAAATCGCCCTTGCGGCGCAGCGCCGTCACCAGTTCGGCCGCGTCATTGTAGCCATCGTCTGGCAGGCTCTGGCCCTCCGGAAGGTCCCCGCGCAGCGCGACGATCCTGTGCATGCCGGTCTCCCAGAATGCTTCGGCCTGGCGGTCGATCTCGGCCCGGCTGGCGCCGACGCAGGTGAAATGATGCGCCACCGGCAGCCCCGTGCGGTTCGCCACCATCTCGACGATGCGCGCGGTGCGGTCCCTCGTGGTGCCCCCGGCGCCGTATGTGACCGAGAAATACTCCGGGTCGGCCGCACTCAGTTGCGCCACGGTATCGCGCAGTCGGGTCACACCGGCCTCCGTCTTGGGCGGAAAAAGCTCGAATGAAATTGACGGCGTGTCGGACGTACCTGTCATGTGCGTGTCTCCATCTCGGTGATCGGGAGGGAAAAGGCGGGGGCGCGCCACGGCGCCCCCGTCGCGGGGTTCAGTGTTTGACGGGTTTGCGGAAATGCTGGATGCCCCAGGCGAGGTGGCCGTCATCGGCGGCTTTCACCCAGTTCTGCAGGCCAACCGCCATCTTGTCGAGATACTCGGCCGAGCAGCCCTTCTCGCGCAGCTCGTCGTAATGCGCCAGAAGCTCCTCGCGAACCCGGGCATAGTGCGCCCGCAGGTCGGAAACCGCATCCTCCTGTTGTACCGTCTCGAAACCGAGCCCCTCGGCGGTCTGGCGGTAGAAGCCGGGCGAGCCCAGGCTGTTGAGCTGCAGCCGGTCATAGACGGGCTGAAGAACACCCTCGGGCACGTCATCGGCCTGCATCGGGTCGGTGAATATCAGGTGCCCGCCCGGTTTCAGCACACGGAACGCCTCGGCCAGAACCTGGTCGCGCTGGTCGGAATGCAGGAAGGCATCCTGGCTCCAGACAACGTCGACGCTCTCGTCGGCCTCTGGCACGTCTTCGAATACGCCGTGGCGAATGCTGATCTTGTCGGCCAGCCGCGCGGCGCGAACCTTGCCCAGGTTATATTCGTTCTGGGTCTCGGAGATGTTCAGACACACAGCCTCGCAACCGGTTTTCTTCACGACGGTGCGCATCGCACCGCCATAGCCCGCACCAAGGTCCAGAACCCGGGATCCGGATTTCAGGCCGGGCAGCGCCTCGATCATGCTTTCGATCGTCAGGTCGCTGGCTTCGCGGATGTTCTTGGTGGTCGCGTAACGCCCGATATGCAGGTCCTCGCCGCCCCAGATGGTCGAGTAGAACGTGTCGGCATCATCGCTGTCATAGTAGGTTTCCGCGACATCGCGGATGTCCACCCGACCATCGGCGCCGTTGCCTCCCCAGCGGGCCACATGCTCGGCCGATTTTTCGGCGACGTGGATGAAAAAGTCGGGCTCCTCCTCGGCATAGGTGTCCTGGAAGTCGCCATAGGTGCGCACCCGCTCGAACCCGGCTTCGCGGAACAGGCGGCGCATGTAATCCTTGCGGATCGGACAAAGGTTGAGCGTGTAGGACGCTCCGTCGGCGAAGTCATAGCGCATCCGGCACAGGCCTTCGTCGATATGCTCGGGCTCGGCGCTGACGTCATCGCCGCAATAATAATACTTGTGCTTGCTGGAAAACCCGCTGTCGAGCATCGCGTCATAGTTGCGCTGGTCGAGGATCAACACGCCATCATGCTTGAGCGCGGCGTAGAATTCGGCCAGGGCACGGCGGCGGTCCTGCTCTTCGTGGAGGTGAGTGAAAGAATTGCCAAGGCAGATGATTGCATCGTACTTGCCGTGAATGTCCCGGTTCAGCCAGCGCCAGTCCGCCTGAGCGGTCTTGAGGATCAGGCCGCGGCTCTGGCCGTTCTCGAACGCCTTGGCGACCATGGCCGCGTTGCCGTCGGCGGCGGTCACGTCGAAACCCGCCTCGGTCAGGCGCACCGAGTGAAAGCCGGTCCCGCAGGCCACGTCCAGCACGCGCTCCTTGCCGCGCGCCTTCAGGATGTCGATGAAGAACTGCCCCTCGCTTTGAGCGCGGCCGTCCCAGTCGATCAACTCGTCCCACTTGTCAACGAAGCTGGTAACGTATTCCTTGCGATAATGTCCCGTCTCGCGGTCTGCCAACGGATCCTTGCTGTAGGTCTGCTTGGTCATCGTCAGTTCGGCGTTGCCGGCGACGTCGCTGGTCATGTCTCTCTCCGTTTCTGATGACGGCAGCCCGCACTTGGCCGCAACCGGTCTTCCGGATTCCGCGGCGCGGAATACAGAGGCGGTGCCGTCAGGGTTGTCGTTGTTCAGTCCGCACGTCGTTGCGTGGGCAGATCCCTGTGATCAATGGCGGTCGGGTCAAATTGCGCCTCACCGCCCGGTCAGGGAACTTCGCTTGTGGAAGTTTTGACCGACCTTTGAAGTGTCTTCGGTTATCGGTTCCTAACGAGGATGATTCAACCTTTGTGTACGGAAATTACATAAAGTCGAGAGATTTCGGGTTCAAAGATTTATAAACAATGAATAATTTTTGATGCTGAAAAATTCATCGTCACAGCCACTATACCGAGAATACGGAGAATCATGCGAAATGCAGCAGGAATACATGCTTAGCTAAGCTAATTTTTACATGGGTGCCGGGCGATACCGGATGCCACATCGTCACCAATCGTCAGCTTCAAAACGTCTTCGTCCGGATGTCGTTTCCGCGCCATTACTGTCCCCTTTCGGTGCCCAATGGAATGGCCCGGTTTTAAGGGGAAAGGGCACGACTTGCGGGGTTTTATTCTCGGGGACCAATCTGGAGCGAACTTCCCCCAGCTTTCGTAGCGTGATCATGGGACAATTTCTGTCAGAACTCGTACGTGTGTGCCACGGAAGGTGAGATCCGTTTTAACCCCTGTGTGGCATAGCGGATATTGGCGTGACCGCGGCAAACCGGAACCAAGTCCCGCATAGCTGCCGGTAGGACGTGGACGCTGACATCCGGGGAGAAAGCTGTAGCGCAGATTTCTGTGTGGGGAATGTCCCGTTCAAAACCACATCACGTTCGGGGCGGGCCGAGGTTTCTTACGCTTCCGGGACGCGATGGACAGGGCCGATGAGCGCAGGCAAGGCATCCGGGTTAGGCTGCGGC is part of the Roseovarius sp. THAF9 genome and encodes:
- a CDS encoding homocysteine S-methyltransferase family protein, with protein sequence MTKTNDIATANADRILVLDGAMGTMIQQEKPDEAAYRGARFKDHPSDVGGNNELLTLTQPDMIRKIHEDFLNAGADILCTNTFGANAISQADYDMTDLVVEMNTESVRLAREAADAVATPDRPRWVAGGIGPTNQTASISPDVNDPGFRAVTFDDLARAYGEAARALIEAGADLLLIETIFDTLNAKAALFAIDSLSDEGLTIPPLMISGTITDRSGRTLTGQTPEAFWVSMSHARPYSIGLNCALGAGEMRQHVRTLSEVADTRISAYPNAGLPNEMGGYDETPEETAEHLAEWASSGLVNIVGGCCGTTPDHIRAIADAVAGKAPRKIPQKVRRMRLSGLEMFETQGADVKEGAA
- the metF gene encoding methylenetetrahydrofolate reductase [NAD(P)H], translating into MTGTSDTPSISFELFPPKTEAGVTRLRDTVAQLSAADPEYFSVTYGAGGTTRDRTARIVEMVANRTGLPVAHHFTCVGASRAEIDRQAEAFWETGMHRIVALRGDLPEGQSLPDDGYNDAAELVTALRRKGDFDISVAAYPEVHPEARDAAADMDHLKRKIDNGAARAITQYAFDTDTVLRFVDRARAAGIDAPIVAGIMPVANFEGLKRFSAGCGASVPDWMGQMFDGLDEAPETRAMVATGVAAEQCRRLMEAGITDFHFYTLNQPKVTLAVCRTLGLTPDIMAENAA
- a CDS encoding methyltransferase domain-containing protein, which produces MTSDVAGNAELTMTKQTYSKDPLADRETGHYRKEYVTSFVDKWDELIDWDGRAQSEGQFFIDILKARGKERVLDVACGTGFHSVRLTEAGFDVTAADGNAAMVAKAFENGQSRGLILKTAQADWRWLNRDIHGKYDAIICLGNSFTHLHEEQDRRRALAEFYAALKHDGVLILDQRNYDAMLDSGFSSKHKYYYCGDDVSAEPEHIDEGLCRMRYDFADGASYTLNLCPIRKDYMRRLFREAGFERVRTYGDFQDTYAEEEPDFFIHVAEKSAEHVARWGGNGADGRVDIRDVAETYYDSDDADTFYSTIWGGEDLHIGRYATTKNIREASDLTIESMIEALPGLKSGSRVLDLGAGYGGAMRTVVKKTGCEAVCLNISETQNEYNLGKVRAARLADKISIRHGVFEDVPEADESVDVVWSQDAFLHSDQRDQVLAEAFRVLKPGGHLIFTDPMQADDVPEGVLQPVYDRLQLNSLGSPGFYRQTAEGLGFETVQQEDAVSDLRAHYARVREELLAHYDELREKGCSAEYLDKMAVGLQNWVKAADDGHLAWGIQHFRKPVKH